A region of the Microcystis aeruginosa FD4 genome:
CATTTGTCTTGCTGGTGCTGAAAATCCCCATGCTTCACCACAATTATACGATCCCAAAACCCTACTCCGGCACTTTTCAGAATGTCTCCTCAATGAAATTGTCACTAACACAGCAATTCCTGCCAGTTTTGATAAAAAAATTAGCGAGACAATTATAGGTGATTGCTTCTCTGTGACTAAAACTGCCGGATTTCTGCAAACCGCTGCCGCTTTAGAAAAATATCAACAGTGGCAAACTTGGAGACAGCAATTACTAGGAGACCAAAATATATCTAATTTTACCCTTGGTTTTAAACTAACGGAAGCCCCAGAAAATAATATTGAACAGTGGCAAATTACTTTTATCCTCATCTCTAAACAAGACCCCTCCCTGCGATTAGAATTAGACGAATATTGGTATGCAGTACCAGAAACTAGAACAAGCATACAAGCGCATTTTGGTCAAGATTTAGACAAAAATATTTTACTAAGTTTGGGTTATGCTGCCCGTATTTATCCCCCCATTTGGCAAGGATTAGAAACGGATAAACCGACGGGATTTTCTCTCAACCTTACAGAAGCTTTTACTTTCTTAAAAGAAACTGCTTGGATTTTAGAAGATGCGGGATATAAGGTAATTATTCCCGCTTGGTGGACTCCCCAAGGTCGTCAACGCGCCAAAGTTCGGCTAAAAACCACTTCTAAATCGGGCAAATCTACCCCCGTTAGTAAAGGTATTTTTAGCCTCGAAAACATCATTGAATATCAATATGAATTAGCCATCGGTGAAGAAATTATTAGTCAAGAGGAATGGCAACAATTAATTAACACCAAAACACCCTTAGTTAAATTTCGAGGTCAATGGGTAGAATTAGAACAAAATAAAATGCAGCAAATGCTGGATTTTTGGCAGAAATATCAGCAGGAAAATCCTGAGATGAATCTGATTGAATTAATAAAAAAAGCTGCCGAATACCCAGAGGAGATTATTGTTGAAACCGATAATTTTTTGGGTTCTATGCTAGAGAAATTACAAAATCCTAGTCAACTAAAACCTATAGAAAATCTTCCCCAATTACAAGGAACGCTGCGGGAGTACCAAAAGCGCGGAGTTGCCTGGATTCAATACCTAGAACAATTGGGGTTAAATGGTTGTCTTGCTGACGATATGGGATTAGGAAAAACCCTACAGGTAATTGCTAGATTGATTGGGGAAAGAGAGGGAGATAATAAGGTTTTACCAACTCTGCTAGTTGCACCCACTTCCGTGGTGGGAAATTGGGCAAAAGAAATTGAAAAATTTGCCCCTCATCTTCAGGTTTTAATTCATCATGGTAGTAAGCGCTATCAAGATGAGAACGAATTTCAGACAGTAGCTAGTCAAAAGGATATAGTTATTACTTCTTTTACCTTAGTTCGCAAGGATTTGAAATTATTTAACTCGCAATCTTGGCAACGTTTAGTAATTGATGAAGCACAAAATATCAAAAATCCTAAAGCGGCACAAACTAAAGCAATCTTGAGTTTATCTGCACAACATCGTCTCGCATTAACGGGAACTCCCGTGGAAAATAGACTGCTTGATTTATGGTCAATTTTTAACTTTCTTAACCCCGGTTATTTAGGTAAAGAAACTCAATTTCGTAAAGCTTTTGAAGTGCCAATCCAAAAACAAAATGATCGTCTCCAGTCCACGGTTCTCAAAAAATTAGTGGAACCTTTTATTCTGCGTCGGGTAAAAACCGATAAGCAGATAATTAAAGATTTGCCTGACAAAGTGGAAAACAAACAGTATTGTAATTTAACTAAAGAACAAGCTTCTCTCTACGAAGTTGTTATCAAAGAAGTGGAAAAACAATTAGAAGAAGCGGAGGGAATAAAACGCAAAGGATTAATTTTATCTACCCTGATGCGCTTGAAACAAATTTGCAATCACCCGCGTCAATTTTTACAGGATAACAGTGCTTTTGCTCCTGAGCGATCGCATAAGTTAGAGCGTTTGGGAGAAATGCTAGAAGAAGTAATTTTAGAGGGAGATAGTCTGCTAATTTTCACTCAATTTACTGAAATCGGGGACTCCTTACAAAAGTACCTGAAACAAACTTTTCGCTATAATACTTATTATCTTCACGGGGGGACTTCTCAACCAAAACGAGAACAAATGATCGAAGAATTTCAACATCCCGAAACAGAACCTTCCGTATTTATTTTATCCCTAAAAGCTGGGGGGGTGGGGATTACTTTAACCAAAGCAAATCATGTTTTTCATTTCGATCGTTGGTGGAATCCTGCGGTGGAAAATCAAGCAACCGATCGCGCTTTTAGAATTGGTCAACAAAAAAATGTTTTCGTGCATAAATTTGTCACATTGGGAACCTTAGAGGAAAGAATTGATGAAATGATCGAGGAAAAGAAAAAGGTAGCTAATGCTATTGTTAGTAATGATGAATCCTGGTTAACGGAATTAGATAACGAAAGTTTTCGTCAGTTAATCGCATTGAATAAACAGACAATTATTTAATCGAGGTAAACCTATGAATAAATTTAGTAAAACTTGGTGGGGACAACGCTTTATAGAAGCATTAGAGGAATTTACCGACTCAGCGCGTTTGAGTCGAGGACGTTCCTACGCTAAAAATGATAAAGTCAAGAATTACAAAATTGACGGTAATTTAATTACTGCTCAGGTG
Encoded here:
- a CDS encoding DEAD/DEAH box helicase, producing MKILHGTWIPQSTDEFIQKGNFCLWGETSTPKKSRTTADNPHPFQLSKEELTSFLTGELGIVQSNYNPLSRQFVPRYFLLPSQDNQPVPSLELLRYLEKEPPENSQWQSWQIDCYPLSPVLKLLNDLHFICLYNSSEIQLGADLLFWYHYSQAFKEIILKDNYIPAFKYRELATNNQKTANFAIYPLWEIISATYETNLDRYLEYLPRICLAGAENPHASPQLYDPKTLLRHFSECLLNEIVTNTAIPASFDKKISETIIGDCFSVTKTAGFLQTAAALEKYQQWQTWRQQLLGDQNISNFTLGFKLTEAPENNIEQWQITFILISKQDPSLRLELDEYWYAVPETRTSIQAHFGQDLDKNILLSLGYAARIYPPIWQGLETDKPTGFSLNLTEAFTFLKETAWILEDAGYKVIIPAWWTPQGRQRAKVRLKTTSKSGKSTPVSKGIFSLENIIEYQYELAIGEEIISQEEWQQLINTKTPLVKFRGQWVELEQNKMQQMLDFWQKYQQENPEMNLIELIKKAAEYPEEIIVETDNFLGSMLEKLQNPSQLKPIENLPQLQGTLREYQKRGVAWIQYLEQLGLNGCLADDMGLGKTLQVIARLIGEREGDNKVLPTLLVAPTSVVGNWAKEIEKFAPHLQVLIHHGSKRYQDENEFQTVASQKDIVITSFTLVRKDLKLFNSQSWQRLVIDEAQNIKNPKAAQTKAILSLSAQHRLALTGTPVENRLLDLWSIFNFLNPGYLGKETQFRKAFEVPIQKQNDRLQSTVLKKLVEPFILRRVKTDKQIIKDLPDKVENKQYCNLTKEQASLYEVVIKEVEKQLEEAEGIKRKGLILSTLMRLKQICNHPRQFLQDNSAFAPERSHKLERLGEMLEEVILEGDSLLIFTQFTEIGDSLQKYLKQTFRYNTYYLHGGTSQPKREQMIEEFQHPETEPSVFILSLKAGGVGITLTKANHVFHFDRWWNPAVENQATDRAFRIGQQKNVFVHKFVTLGTLEERIDEMIEEKKKVANAIVSNDESWLTELDNESFRQLIALNKQTII